The DNA sequence TTGGCCCCTCAAGGGTTCCGACGACAACAGCGCCAATTCCGATGAAGTCGGGCCTGCTTTGCTGATGCCCGCCTTTGCCAGGCCGCCTCCGCTGCCGGTCGCGGTGTGAGCAGCCGGTTGCGGATCAATGTTGGCCACCACGCGCAGGACACGGATTACATCGCCTGAATCCAGCGTCGTGTTGACGTTCACGTCGTTTTTGGTCACGTCCCAGGACCGGACCGGATCGAGGCCGGTCAACAGCCGCTGAATGATGGTGGCGTCTCCGACATCTAGCCGGTTGTTCGCGTTGTTATCACCGATGATCCGCCGCACCAGAATGCGCGCCGTGCCTCCCAGGGCCGCGTTGCCGGACGTTATCGAGTCACCGGACGGCGCCGATACGTCCACAAGTTCCAGACCCAGCGCGGTGTTCAGATCAGATGGAACGCTCCGCGTGCGGAAGCTGACAGTGGCGACTCGTTGCGTCCCCGCAGGAACCGCGGTCGCCGGCAGCGCAAACGTCGCGTGAATCTCACCCGCGGTATCGTAATTCACCTGGTCGAGCGCCGAGTTGACGGCTTGGGCCCAGTCCAGGGCTGGTTCCTTGAGATACGCGGGGTCGTAGCGCAGGATGAAATTCATGCCACCAACGCCGCCCGGGCTGACCAGTCGCAGGTCGAAACTGATCTTCTGGCCCTCCTGTTTCGGGTCGGGATTTACAATGGACAGAATCCTCACGGGAATTTCCGCGAAGCTCGCCGTCACCGTTTTGTTGCCGTTCACCGTGACCGTGACCGGGTTGTTTGTGCCTGTGGCATCGCCGCTCCAGCCTGCGAAGGCGAAGCCGGTGTTCGGGACTGCCGTCAACGTTACTGAAGCGCCGTCGGTGTACTTGGCGAGATCGGGATCACGGCTGATCGCGCCGCCTGCGCCGGCAACCGTGTTGAGGTGCCATTGGCCCGGCGGCAGATCATGCGGCGGGACTTCCTGGCCAGGATTCTGGAACAGAAAATCCACGTTGCTCGACGTGAGCGCGTAATTGTAAATCTGCACGTCGTCGATCAAGCCGGTGAACTGCCCGGTCGGGACACCACTGAAGGAAACGCCGCCGACCATGAACAGGCCACTGTTGGGTACGATCGTCTGGCTCGGCCGGCTGGCTTCAACCGGAGCGCCATCCACGTAGATGGATTTGTTTCCGCCAGCCTCATAAACGCCGACGATCTGGTGCCAGTTGCCGTCGTTGACACTGCTGGTGGAGCTGACTTCCTGGCCGGGGTAAACAGAATCGTAGAACCATGCCCTGCCCGGCTGCGAATAGGCGACACACGCGTTCGCTTCCAGGATGTAACCATTGGCCCAACCGGCTTCCTGTTTGGCGACGATGGCCGAACACTCCGTCGTGTCACCCGGCGGGGTCTTTACCCAGGCAACGACCGAGAAGTCCCCGCTGGTCATGCCCAGCACGTTGCCCATGTTCACGAAACCGTTGTCGGCTTT is a window from the Candidatus Angelobacter sp. genome containing:
- a CDS encoding LamG-like jellyroll fold domain-containing protein, producing the protein IGAFQWSGTQPQGSFLGLIDEVSIYNRALSATEVGTIFTAGSAGKCDAQARALAHWKFDESNGSVAHDSVGSYDGALSANGASFASGGISGNAVSVSKADNGFVNMGNVLGMTSGDFSVVAWVKTPPGDTTECSAIVAKQEAGWANGYILEANACVAYSQPGRAWFYDSVYPGQEVSSTSSVNDGNWHQIVGVYEAGGNKSIYVDGAPVEASRPSQTIVPNSGLFMVGGVSFSGVPTGQFTGLIDDVQIYNYALTSSNVDFLFQNPGQEVPPHDLPPGQWHLNTVAGAGGAISRDPDLAKYTDGASVTLTAVPNTGFAFAGWSGDATGTNNPVTVTVNGNKTVTASFAEIPVRILSIVNPDPKQEGQKISFDLRLVSPGGVGGMNFILRYDPAYLKEPALDWAQAVNSALDQVNYDTAGEIHATFALPATAVPAGTQRVATVSFRTRSVPSDLNTALGLELVDVSAPSGDSITSGNAALGGTARILVRRIIGDNNANNRLDVGDATIIQRLLTGLDPVRSWDVTKNDVNVNTTLDSGDVIRVLRVVANIDPQPAAHTATGSGGGLAKAGISKAGPTSSELALLSSEPLRGQPGDLITVQVTLKDIATTISGASFTLDYPTNALRLVNAQSEQPGPIAANAVAVWNVQPAQNDFIVQNGRVVAALSSATPWVTNNGVLAEFLFQVQPGETTQYRWPIHLSGMELTSADGYDVRDLADSELFFIGRDPVPPSLTYTPPAAGTTGFSLTLTGETGVSYVIEASSDLNTWTPLATLTASNGTLNFTDPDAGNSSQRFYRAKQQ